A portion of the Melanotaenia boesemani isolate fMelBoe1 chromosome 2, fMelBoe1.pri, whole genome shotgun sequence genome contains these proteins:
- the LOC121632619 gene encoding cyclic nucleotide-gated cation channel beta-1-like isoform X4 → MEKKRTWLRAFHENGDEDEKSRERRLGLRERKRISYTVEGTVHEDEEQESAEEEKDEYKHVSSELPVVCGTKKGLLDVKKLEGGEACITCEGYLLTPPAFECLAGKGTAKKWKASIFYNKKPLQFWFEQGYLSTKGYNKGKRAIQEPEPEKLSDGESEIDFAEETEEEDVKDDDWLSSNDEQALETEEESEDGGKDEAGIENLESDSEDDSLEMLDTEDEDVTDISGNSAAQTANKAEDPKVITSTPEKLCVQKEADSDCQTNLMECPLEDTWNKSLGAGNHSEEVTDNSSATLDDLFFTSAKENQPSLVAGAARTCGFKGKPDRQRGIKTETSSYEEKEDGELEICCGKDSKISKEEHFDMSISQYNIQPRAAEDRDVTSRRVPEQPLIIEKIFQPTPSPVSIPVTVPVHQDHTNVNAHLQGMTSNVCTPQTSQTPEIAEASSRASSGSDVETMDLHQLKKEKIKMQLRVLKLQEEYFILKLDKLKKPQ, encoded by the exons atggagaagaaaagaaCTTGGTTAAGAGCCTTTCACGAGaatggagatgaagatgaaaaatcCAGAGAGAGAAGACTTGGATTAAGAGAAAGAAAGCGAATCAGTTACACTGTAGAAGGAACTGTCCACGAGGATGAGGAACAAGAGAGtgcagaggaggagaaagacgAATACAAACATGTATCATCAG AATTGCCTGTAGTTTGTGGAACCAAAAAGGGCCTCCTGGATGTCAAAAAGCTGGAAGGAG GTGAGGCGTGTATTACGTGTGAGGGGTATTTGCTGACACCACCTGCTTTTGAGTGCCTTGCGGGAAAGGGTACTGCTAAGAAATGGAAAGCTAGCATATTTTATAATAAGAAACCTCTACAGTTTTGGTTTGAG CAAGGTTACCTGTCCACAAAAGGATATAATAAGGGAAAAAGAGCCATACAG gAACCGGAGCCGGAGAAACTGTCTGACG GAGAATCAGAAATAGATTTTGCAGAGGAAACTGAAGAAGAGGATGTCAAAGATGATGACTGGCTTTCAAGTAATGACGAGCAGGCActagagacagaggaagagagcgAAGACGGTGGAAAAGATGAAGCTGGCATAGAAAACCTTGAGAGTGACAGTGAAGATGACAGTCTGGAAATGTTGGATACTGAGGATGAAGATGTAACTGACATCTCTGGTAATTCTGCGGCCCAAACGGCTAATAAAG cagaagACCCTAAAGTGATTACTTCCACTCCTGAGAAACTTTGCGTGCAGAAGGAG GCCGACAGTGATTGTCAGACCAACCTCATGGAGTGTCCGCTGGAAG ACACATGGAATAAGTCTTTGGGTGCAGGCAATCACAGCGAAGAAGTGACTGATAACAGCAGTGCAACACTGGATGACCTGTTCTTCACATCAGCGAAGGAAAATCAGCCCTCACTGGTGGCAGGGGCCGCCAGAACTTGTGGATTTAAGGGAAAACCAGATCGACAGAGAGGAATCAAAACTGAGACCTCTTCAT atgaggAGAAAGAAGATGGAGAGTTGGAGATATGTTGTGGGAAGGATAGCAAAATAAGCAAAGAGGAGCATTTTGACATGTCAATATCTCAGTACAACATCCAACCACGTGCAGCTGAAGACAGGGATGTGACGTCGAGGAGAGTACCTGAACAGCCACTTATTATAGAGAAAATCTTCCAGCCCACTCCGA GCCCTGTCTCTATACCTGTGACTGTGCCGGTACATCAGGATCACACAAACGTCAATGCACATTTACAAGGGATGACGTCAAATGTGTG CACACCCCAAACCAGCCAGACCCCAGAAATTGCAGAGGCCTCTTCAAGAGCTTCATCTGGCTCCGATGTGGAAACAATGGATCTACATCagctgaagaaggaaaaaattaaaatgcaactcAGAGTTTTAAAATTACAAGAGGAATATTTCATCTTGAAACtggacaaattaaaaaagcCACAATGA
- the LOC121632619 gene encoding cyclic nucleotide-gated cation channel beta-1-like isoform X3, with the protein MEKKRTWLRAFHENGDEDEKSRERRLGLRERKRISYTVEGTVHEDEEQESAEEEKDEYKHVSSELPVVCGTKKGLLDVKKLEGGEACITCEGYLLTPPAFECLAGKGTAKKWKASIFYNKKPLQFWFEQGYLSTKGYNKGKRAIQEPEPEKLSDGESEIDFAEETEEEDVKDDDWLSSNDEQALETEEESEDGGKDEAGIENLESDSEDDSLEMLDTEDEDVTDISGNSAAQTANKAEDPKVITSTPEKLCVQKEVKIIIKRLSVADSDCQTNLMECPLEGNHSEEVTDNSSATLDDLFFTSAKENQPSLVAGAARTCGFKGKPDRQRGIKTETSSYEEKEDGELEICCGKDSKISKEEHFDMSISQYNIQPRAAEDRDVTSRRVPEQPLIIEKIFQPTPSPVSIPVTVPVHQDHTNVNAHLQGMTSNVCTPQTSQTPEIAEASSRASSGSDVETMDLHQLKKEKIKMQLRVLKLQEEYFILKLDKLKKPQ; encoded by the exons atggagaagaaaagaaCTTGGTTAAGAGCCTTTCACGAGaatggagatgaagatgaaaaatcCAGAGAGAGAAGACTTGGATTAAGAGAAAGAAAGCGAATCAGTTACACTGTAGAAGGAACTGTCCACGAGGATGAGGAACAAGAGAGtgcagaggaggagaaagacgAATACAAACATGTATCATCAG AATTGCCTGTAGTTTGTGGAACCAAAAAGGGCCTCCTGGATGTCAAAAAGCTGGAAGGAG GTGAGGCGTGTATTACGTGTGAGGGGTATTTGCTGACACCACCTGCTTTTGAGTGCCTTGCGGGAAAGGGTACTGCTAAGAAATGGAAAGCTAGCATATTTTATAATAAGAAACCTCTACAGTTTTGGTTTGAG CAAGGTTACCTGTCCACAAAAGGATATAATAAGGGAAAAAGAGCCATACAG gAACCGGAGCCGGAGAAACTGTCTGACG GAGAATCAGAAATAGATTTTGCAGAGGAAACTGAAGAAGAGGATGTCAAAGATGATGACTGGCTTTCAAGTAATGACGAGCAGGCActagagacagaggaagagagcgAAGACGGTGGAAAAGATGAAGCTGGCATAGAAAACCTTGAGAGTGACAGTGAAGATGACAGTCTGGAAATGTTGGATACTGAGGATGAAGATGTAACTGACATCTCTGGTAATTCTGCGGCCCAAACGGCTAATAAAG cagaagACCCTAAAGTGATTACTTCCACTCCTGAGAAACTTTGCGTGCAGAAGGAGGTAAAAATAATCATCAAAAGGCTTTCAGTG GCCGACAGTGATTGTCAGACCAACCTCATGGAGTGTCCGCTGGAAG GCAATCACAGCGAAGAAGTGACTGATAACAGCAGTGCAACACTGGATGACCTGTTCTTCACATCAGCGAAGGAAAATCAGCCCTCACTGGTGGCAGGGGCCGCCAGAACTTGTGGATTTAAGGGAAAACCAGATCGACAGAGAGGAATCAAAACTGAGACCTCTTCAT atgaggAGAAAGAAGATGGAGAGTTGGAGATATGTTGTGGGAAGGATAGCAAAATAAGCAAAGAGGAGCATTTTGACATGTCAATATCTCAGTACAACATCCAACCACGTGCAGCTGAAGACAGGGATGTGACGTCGAGGAGAGTACCTGAACAGCCACTTATTATAGAGAAAATCTTCCAGCCCACTCCGA GCCCTGTCTCTATACCTGTGACTGTGCCGGTACATCAGGATCACACAAACGTCAATGCACATTTACAAGGGATGACGTCAAATGTGTG CACACCCCAAACCAGCCAGACCCCAGAAATTGCAGAGGCCTCTTCAAGAGCTTCATCTGGCTCCGATGTGGAAACAATGGATCTACATCagctgaagaaggaaaaaattaaaatgcaactcAGAGTTTTAAAATTACAAGAGGAATATTTCATCTTGAAACtggacaaattaaaaaagcCACAATGA
- the LOC121632619 gene encoding uncharacterized protein LOC121632619 isoform X2 has protein sequence MEKKRTWLRAFHENGDEDEKSRERRLGLRERKRISYTVEGTVHEDEEQESAEEEKDEYKHVSSELPVVCGTKKGLLDVKKLEGGEACITCEGYLLTPPAFECLAGKGTAKKWKASIFYNKKPLQFWFEQGYLSTKGYNKGKRAIQEPEPEKLSDGESEIDFAEETEEEDVKDDDWLSSNDEQALETEEESEDGGKDEAGIENLESDSEDDSLEMLDTEDEDVTDISGNSAAQTANKEDPKVITSTPEKLCVQKEVKIIIKRLSVADSDCQTNLMECPLEDTWNKSLGAGNHSEEVTDNSSATLDDLFFTSAKENQPSLVAGAARTCGFKGKPDRQRGIKTETSSYEEKEDGELEICCGKDSKISKEEHFDMSISQYNIQPRAAEDRDVTSRRVPEQPLIIEKIFQPTPSPVSIPVTVPVHQDHTNVNAHLQGMTSNVCTPQTSQTPEIAEASSRASSGSDVETMDLHQLKKEKIKMQLRVLKLQEEYFILKLDKLKKPQ, from the exons atggagaagaaaagaaCTTGGTTAAGAGCCTTTCACGAGaatggagatgaagatgaaaaatcCAGAGAGAGAAGACTTGGATTAAGAGAAAGAAAGCGAATCAGTTACACTGTAGAAGGAACTGTCCACGAGGATGAGGAACAAGAGAGtgcagaggaggagaaagacgAATACAAACATGTATCATCAG AATTGCCTGTAGTTTGTGGAACCAAAAAGGGCCTCCTGGATGTCAAAAAGCTGGAAGGAG GTGAGGCGTGTATTACGTGTGAGGGGTATTTGCTGACACCACCTGCTTTTGAGTGCCTTGCGGGAAAGGGTACTGCTAAGAAATGGAAAGCTAGCATATTTTATAATAAGAAACCTCTACAGTTTTGGTTTGAG CAAGGTTACCTGTCCACAAAAGGATATAATAAGGGAAAAAGAGCCATACAG gAACCGGAGCCGGAGAAACTGTCTGACG GAGAATCAGAAATAGATTTTGCAGAGGAAACTGAAGAAGAGGATGTCAAAGATGATGACTGGCTTTCAAGTAATGACGAGCAGGCActagagacagaggaagagagcgAAGACGGTGGAAAAGATGAAGCTGGCATAGAAAACCTTGAGAGTGACAGTGAAGATGACAGTCTGGAAATGTTGGATACTGAGGATGAAGATGTAACTGACATCTCTGGTAATTCTGCGGCCCAAACGGCTAATAAAG aagACCCTAAAGTGATTACTTCCACTCCTGAGAAACTTTGCGTGCAGAAGGAGGTAAAAATAATCATCAAAAGGCTTTCAGTG GCCGACAGTGATTGTCAGACCAACCTCATGGAGTGTCCGCTGGAAG ACACATGGAATAAGTCTTTGGGTGCAGGCAATCACAGCGAAGAAGTGACTGATAACAGCAGTGCAACACTGGATGACCTGTTCTTCACATCAGCGAAGGAAAATCAGCCCTCACTGGTGGCAGGGGCCGCCAGAACTTGTGGATTTAAGGGAAAACCAGATCGACAGAGAGGAATCAAAACTGAGACCTCTTCAT atgaggAGAAAGAAGATGGAGAGTTGGAGATATGTTGTGGGAAGGATAGCAAAATAAGCAAAGAGGAGCATTTTGACATGTCAATATCTCAGTACAACATCCAACCACGTGCAGCTGAAGACAGGGATGTGACGTCGAGGAGAGTACCTGAACAGCCACTTATTATAGAGAAAATCTTCCAGCCCACTCCGA GCCCTGTCTCTATACCTGTGACTGTGCCGGTACATCAGGATCACACAAACGTCAATGCACATTTACAAGGGATGACGTCAAATGTGTG CACACCCCAAACCAGCCAGACCCCAGAAATTGCAGAGGCCTCTTCAAGAGCTTCATCTGGCTCCGATGTGGAAACAATGGATCTACATCagctgaagaaggaaaaaattaaaatgcaactcAGAGTTTTAAAATTACAAGAGGAATATTTCATCTTGAAACtggacaaattaaaaaagcCACAATGA
- the LOC121632619 gene encoding cyclic nucleotide-gated cation channel beta-1-like isoform X6, translated as MEKKRTWLRAFHENGDEDEKSRERRLGLRERKRISYTVEGTVHEDEEQESAEEEKDEYKHVSSELPVVCGTKKGLLDVKKLEGGEACITCEGYLLTPPAFECLAGKGTAKKWKASIFYNKKPLQFWFEQGYLSTKGYNKGKRAIQEPEPEKLSDGESEIDFAEETEEEDVKDDDWLSSNDEQALETEEESEDGGKDEAGIENLESDSEDDSLEMLDTEDEDVTDISGNSAAQTANKAEDPKVITSTPEKLCVQKEADSDCQTNLMECPLEGNHSEEVTDNSSATLDDLFFTSAKENQPSLVAGAARTCGFKGKPDRQRGIKTETSSYEEKEDGELEICCGKDSKISKEEHFDMSISQYNIQPRAAEDRDVTSRRVPEQPLIIEKIFQPTPSPVSIPVTVPVHQDHTNVNAHLQGMTSNVCTPQTSQTPEIAEASSRASSGSDVETMDLHQLKKEKIKMQLRVLKLQEEYFILKLDKLKKPQ; from the exons atggagaagaaaagaaCTTGGTTAAGAGCCTTTCACGAGaatggagatgaagatgaaaaatcCAGAGAGAGAAGACTTGGATTAAGAGAAAGAAAGCGAATCAGTTACACTGTAGAAGGAACTGTCCACGAGGATGAGGAACAAGAGAGtgcagaggaggagaaagacgAATACAAACATGTATCATCAG AATTGCCTGTAGTTTGTGGAACCAAAAAGGGCCTCCTGGATGTCAAAAAGCTGGAAGGAG GTGAGGCGTGTATTACGTGTGAGGGGTATTTGCTGACACCACCTGCTTTTGAGTGCCTTGCGGGAAAGGGTACTGCTAAGAAATGGAAAGCTAGCATATTTTATAATAAGAAACCTCTACAGTTTTGGTTTGAG CAAGGTTACCTGTCCACAAAAGGATATAATAAGGGAAAAAGAGCCATACAG gAACCGGAGCCGGAGAAACTGTCTGACG GAGAATCAGAAATAGATTTTGCAGAGGAAACTGAAGAAGAGGATGTCAAAGATGATGACTGGCTTTCAAGTAATGACGAGCAGGCActagagacagaggaagagagcgAAGACGGTGGAAAAGATGAAGCTGGCATAGAAAACCTTGAGAGTGACAGTGAAGATGACAGTCTGGAAATGTTGGATACTGAGGATGAAGATGTAACTGACATCTCTGGTAATTCTGCGGCCCAAACGGCTAATAAAG cagaagACCCTAAAGTGATTACTTCCACTCCTGAGAAACTTTGCGTGCAGAAGGAG GCCGACAGTGATTGTCAGACCAACCTCATGGAGTGTCCGCTGGAAG GCAATCACAGCGAAGAAGTGACTGATAACAGCAGTGCAACACTGGATGACCTGTTCTTCACATCAGCGAAGGAAAATCAGCCCTCACTGGTGGCAGGGGCCGCCAGAACTTGTGGATTTAAGGGAAAACCAGATCGACAGAGAGGAATCAAAACTGAGACCTCTTCAT atgaggAGAAAGAAGATGGAGAGTTGGAGATATGTTGTGGGAAGGATAGCAAAATAAGCAAAGAGGAGCATTTTGACATGTCAATATCTCAGTACAACATCCAACCACGTGCAGCTGAAGACAGGGATGTGACGTCGAGGAGAGTACCTGAACAGCCACTTATTATAGAGAAAATCTTCCAGCCCACTCCGA GCCCTGTCTCTATACCTGTGACTGTGCCGGTACATCAGGATCACACAAACGTCAATGCACATTTACAAGGGATGACGTCAAATGTGTG CACACCCCAAACCAGCCAGACCCCAGAAATTGCAGAGGCCTCTTCAAGAGCTTCATCTGGCTCCGATGTGGAAACAATGGATCTACATCagctgaagaaggaaaaaattaaaatgcaactcAGAGTTTTAAAATTACAAGAGGAATATTTCATCTTGAAACtggacaaattaaaaaagcCACAATGA
- the LOC121632619 gene encoding cyclic nucleotide-gated cation channel beta-1-like isoform X1 yields the protein MEKKRTWLRAFHENGDEDEKSRERRLGLRERKRISYTVEGTVHEDEEQESAEEEKDEYKHVSSELPVVCGTKKGLLDVKKLEGGEACITCEGYLLTPPAFECLAGKGTAKKWKASIFYNKKPLQFWFEQGYLSTKGYNKGKRAIQEPEPEKLSDGESEIDFAEETEEEDVKDDDWLSSNDEQALETEEESEDGGKDEAGIENLESDSEDDSLEMLDTEDEDVTDISGNSAAQTANKAEDPKVITSTPEKLCVQKEVKIIIKRLSVADSDCQTNLMECPLEDTWNKSLGAGNHSEEVTDNSSATLDDLFFTSAKENQPSLVAGAARTCGFKGKPDRQRGIKTETSSYEEKEDGELEICCGKDSKISKEEHFDMSISQYNIQPRAAEDRDVTSRRVPEQPLIIEKIFQPTPSPVSIPVTVPVHQDHTNVNAHLQGMTSNVCTPQTSQTPEIAEASSRASSGSDVETMDLHQLKKEKIKMQLRVLKLQEEYFILKLDKLKKPQ from the exons atggagaagaaaagaaCTTGGTTAAGAGCCTTTCACGAGaatggagatgaagatgaaaaatcCAGAGAGAGAAGACTTGGATTAAGAGAAAGAAAGCGAATCAGTTACACTGTAGAAGGAACTGTCCACGAGGATGAGGAACAAGAGAGtgcagaggaggagaaagacgAATACAAACATGTATCATCAG AATTGCCTGTAGTTTGTGGAACCAAAAAGGGCCTCCTGGATGTCAAAAAGCTGGAAGGAG GTGAGGCGTGTATTACGTGTGAGGGGTATTTGCTGACACCACCTGCTTTTGAGTGCCTTGCGGGAAAGGGTACTGCTAAGAAATGGAAAGCTAGCATATTTTATAATAAGAAACCTCTACAGTTTTGGTTTGAG CAAGGTTACCTGTCCACAAAAGGATATAATAAGGGAAAAAGAGCCATACAG gAACCGGAGCCGGAGAAACTGTCTGACG GAGAATCAGAAATAGATTTTGCAGAGGAAACTGAAGAAGAGGATGTCAAAGATGATGACTGGCTTTCAAGTAATGACGAGCAGGCActagagacagaggaagagagcgAAGACGGTGGAAAAGATGAAGCTGGCATAGAAAACCTTGAGAGTGACAGTGAAGATGACAGTCTGGAAATGTTGGATACTGAGGATGAAGATGTAACTGACATCTCTGGTAATTCTGCGGCCCAAACGGCTAATAAAG cagaagACCCTAAAGTGATTACTTCCACTCCTGAGAAACTTTGCGTGCAGAAGGAGGTAAAAATAATCATCAAAAGGCTTTCAGTG GCCGACAGTGATTGTCAGACCAACCTCATGGAGTGTCCGCTGGAAG ACACATGGAATAAGTCTTTGGGTGCAGGCAATCACAGCGAAGAAGTGACTGATAACAGCAGTGCAACACTGGATGACCTGTTCTTCACATCAGCGAAGGAAAATCAGCCCTCACTGGTGGCAGGGGCCGCCAGAACTTGTGGATTTAAGGGAAAACCAGATCGACAGAGAGGAATCAAAACTGAGACCTCTTCAT atgaggAGAAAGAAGATGGAGAGTTGGAGATATGTTGTGGGAAGGATAGCAAAATAAGCAAAGAGGAGCATTTTGACATGTCAATATCTCAGTACAACATCCAACCACGTGCAGCTGAAGACAGGGATGTGACGTCGAGGAGAGTACCTGAACAGCCACTTATTATAGAGAAAATCTTCCAGCCCACTCCGA GCCCTGTCTCTATACCTGTGACTGTGCCGGTACATCAGGATCACACAAACGTCAATGCACATTTACAAGGGATGACGTCAAATGTGTG CACACCCCAAACCAGCCAGACCCCAGAAATTGCAGAGGCCTCTTCAAGAGCTTCATCTGGCTCCGATGTGGAAACAATGGATCTACATCagctgaagaaggaaaaaattaaaatgcaactcAGAGTTTTAAAATTACAAGAGGAATATTTCATCTTGAAACtggacaaattaaaaaagcCACAATGA
- the LOC121632619 gene encoding cyclic nucleotide-gated cation channel beta-1-like isoform X5 has product MEKKRTWLRAFHENGDEDEKSRERRLGLRERKRISYTVEGTVHEDEEQESAEEEKDEYKHVSSELPVVCGTKKGLLDVKKLEGGEACITCEGYLLTPPAFECLAGKGTAKKWKASIFYNKKPLQFWFEQGYLSTKGYNKGKRAIQEPEPEKLSDGESEIDFAEETEEEDVKDDDWLSSNDEQALETEEESEDGGKDEAGIENLESDSEDDSLEMLDTEDEDVTDISGNSAAQTANKEDPKVITSTPEKLCVQKEADSDCQTNLMECPLEDTWNKSLGAGNHSEEVTDNSSATLDDLFFTSAKENQPSLVAGAARTCGFKGKPDRQRGIKTETSSYEEKEDGELEICCGKDSKISKEEHFDMSISQYNIQPRAAEDRDVTSRRVPEQPLIIEKIFQPTPSPVSIPVTVPVHQDHTNVNAHLQGMTSNVCTPQTSQTPEIAEASSRASSGSDVETMDLHQLKKEKIKMQLRVLKLQEEYFILKLDKLKKPQ; this is encoded by the exons atggagaagaaaagaaCTTGGTTAAGAGCCTTTCACGAGaatggagatgaagatgaaaaatcCAGAGAGAGAAGACTTGGATTAAGAGAAAGAAAGCGAATCAGTTACACTGTAGAAGGAACTGTCCACGAGGATGAGGAACAAGAGAGtgcagaggaggagaaagacgAATACAAACATGTATCATCAG AATTGCCTGTAGTTTGTGGAACCAAAAAGGGCCTCCTGGATGTCAAAAAGCTGGAAGGAG GTGAGGCGTGTATTACGTGTGAGGGGTATTTGCTGACACCACCTGCTTTTGAGTGCCTTGCGGGAAAGGGTACTGCTAAGAAATGGAAAGCTAGCATATTTTATAATAAGAAACCTCTACAGTTTTGGTTTGAG CAAGGTTACCTGTCCACAAAAGGATATAATAAGGGAAAAAGAGCCATACAG gAACCGGAGCCGGAGAAACTGTCTGACG GAGAATCAGAAATAGATTTTGCAGAGGAAACTGAAGAAGAGGATGTCAAAGATGATGACTGGCTTTCAAGTAATGACGAGCAGGCActagagacagaggaagagagcgAAGACGGTGGAAAAGATGAAGCTGGCATAGAAAACCTTGAGAGTGACAGTGAAGATGACAGTCTGGAAATGTTGGATACTGAGGATGAAGATGTAACTGACATCTCTGGTAATTCTGCGGCCCAAACGGCTAATAAAG aagACCCTAAAGTGATTACTTCCACTCCTGAGAAACTTTGCGTGCAGAAGGAG GCCGACAGTGATTGTCAGACCAACCTCATGGAGTGTCCGCTGGAAG ACACATGGAATAAGTCTTTGGGTGCAGGCAATCACAGCGAAGAAGTGACTGATAACAGCAGTGCAACACTGGATGACCTGTTCTTCACATCAGCGAAGGAAAATCAGCCCTCACTGGTGGCAGGGGCCGCCAGAACTTGTGGATTTAAGGGAAAACCAGATCGACAGAGAGGAATCAAAACTGAGACCTCTTCAT atgaggAGAAAGAAGATGGAGAGTTGGAGATATGTTGTGGGAAGGATAGCAAAATAAGCAAAGAGGAGCATTTTGACATGTCAATATCTCAGTACAACATCCAACCACGTGCAGCTGAAGACAGGGATGTGACGTCGAGGAGAGTACCTGAACAGCCACTTATTATAGAGAAAATCTTCCAGCCCACTCCGA GCCCTGTCTCTATACCTGTGACTGTGCCGGTACATCAGGATCACACAAACGTCAATGCACATTTACAAGGGATGACGTCAAATGTGTG CACACCCCAAACCAGCCAGACCCCAGAAATTGCAGAGGCCTCTTCAAGAGCTTCATCTGGCTCCGATGTGGAAACAATGGATCTACATCagctgaagaaggaaaaaattaaaatgcaactcAGAGTTTTAAAATTACAAGAGGAATATTTCATCTTGAAACtggacaaattaaaaaagcCACAATGA